From Alphaproteobacteria bacterium:
TTTACATGCATAGCTTTTAGCAATATTTATAATAATTTCTTTAGTTTTTAACAGATCTTGCGCTAGTTTACCTAAATCTGCACCATGTTTAAAATTCACCTCATATTGAAGCTCTCCTACTTCTTCAGTAACCGAACCTATTTTTAAACCATGGTTAAGCGCAATCTCTTTAACTGAAGCAAGAAATTCTGAAGATTGCTCATTAGATAAAGTTACTTTTGAACTTTCGGGCAAAAGAAAGAATTCTAACTCAAACGACATAATTGCAGTTATGGCAAACTCTTCCTTTAGTAAGTCTTGTATGTTTTTTAAGATTGATTCAAGATCTTTATATTCTGCAGAAAAATCATTAAAAAACATTTCTGATTATGCTAAATTACTATCCAGCCAATCTGCTAATGTTTTTTTAGGTAAAGCACCTACTTTACTATCTACTATTTCCCCATCCTTAAATAAAAGTAAGTTTGGTATTCCCCTAACTTGATATGTTGTAGGAGTTTCTGGGCTGTCTTCTATATTTAACTTTAAGATCTTAACTTTACCTTCATACTCAGTAGCAAGCTGTTCTAAAACTGGAGCTAATTGCTTGCAAGGACCACACCATTCTGCCCAAAAATCAACTAAAACTAAGTTTTCACTTTTTAACACATCTTGTGCGAAATCTTGATCATTTGTACTTTTTACCATATTTTACCTATTTATATTCAATTTTTATTACTTCATATTCTTTGATTCCTTTCGGAGTGCTAACTTCTACTCCATCACCCGCCTCCTTGCCAAGTAAACTTCTTGCAATAGGTGAGGTAACAGAAATTAAATTATTATTTAGATCTGCTTCATACTCACTAACTATTTGGTAAGTTATTTCTTGCTCCTGCGTTAAGTCAAATAAAGTAACTGTGGCTGCAAATCTCACAATTTTATCTGTAATTAAAGCTGGGTCGACAATTTGCGCTCTAGATATTTTATCTTGCAAATCTAAAACTCTACCCTCTATAAAACTTTGCTTGTCTCTAGCTGAGTGATATTCTGCATTTTCTTTTAAGTCACCATGCTCTCTAGCTTCAGCTATAGCACTAATTACAGCTGGTCTTTCAATAGTTTTTAACTTATCTAATTCAGCTTGTATCTTTGTGTATCCTTGTTTTGTGATTGGAAAATTAGCCATTTTACCTCAATATTTCTTTAGATATTTATGTTTTTTTACTGCATAGTCAATTAAAATCACCAGATTCTTTTTATTATATTCTTTCCATCATAAAAAACATGTTTAAAAGCAGCGATTATATGAAACAAAACTATAAATGCAATAATATACGCTAAATATTGATGAGTATAAGAAGATATGTTAGCAATAAACTCGTTTTTTGCCATTAGATTAGGCATTTTTAGCTGAAATAATTTCACACCATAACCATGTGAATTAGACATTAACCAACCCGACAAAGGCACTAAAAACATCAGCAAATATAATGATAAAAAAGTCATTTGCTTAAGCTTTTTTTCTAATTTACGCACTTTAAAAGGTAGTTTTGGTGCTTTAAATTTTAACCTTAACATCACTCTTAAAATTATTAAAAAAAGCAAAATAACACCAAATGATTTGTGTAAATTATAATAAAAATACTTGTTTTCCAATGGAAAATTAGTCATCACAAAGCCTAAGACCAGTAAAAACAATATAAATACAGCCATTAACCAATGTATAATTCTCTGTGTAAGATGATATTTTTTCATAATTTAACCTGTTTAAAATACATAAAAATCTATTTTACTCCCTTTAATAATATGATGTGCCTTAACTTTAAGTTCAGGGGCAAATTTAGGTCTTTTTAGAACGACCTTACCTTTGCTTTTAACTAACTCTATAAAATTCTCAAGCTTATTTTCAGTTGCACAAATTTTTTGTAATATTTGCAGCTCTTTTTTCACCTTAGCACTCTTACTACGCATTGGAAACATTGGGTCTAAATAAAATATATTAGTTTTACAGTAAGTTAAATTGGCACAAAATTCTTTACTATCTTGATTTAAGAGCGTTAAGTTTTTAGCCACATCTTGATATGCAGAATTGGCTAAGTCATGCTGAGCTGCGCTTAGCATTTCATATAATAATTTATTTTGCTCTAACATAGTAACTTGATGACCAAGCAAAGCCATAACCATAGCATCTCTTCCAAGACCTGCCGTTAAATCATAGATATGCATATCATCTGAAATTTTACCTAAGGCTTTAACTAAGCCCTCTTTTTTTAAGCTTTTTCCTCTATTTGAATTACAAAATTTGACAAAATCAATATTAATTTTCAAATTTTCAGTCACATCATGTAAATATAGTTTATGCTCTATCTCAATAAGCTTGATCTCATGCTTCATTTTTTTGCTTATATTCAAATTCGGCAATTAATTTATGAGCGAGTTTTTCTTGCAATGAGTTTTGTTTTAAGCGTTGATTTAGATGCTCAAAATCTACTTCATCCATATTTTGATCTTGGTTATTACATGAATAAACATAATATTCTTCACCTGTTTTTTGATCTATATGCTTTTGTAAACATTGGGCGCAAATTTCCTTCATCATACATTGCATAGGTGAGTTAATACTTGCAACAGCACTTGCGGTACCCAAATACTGTTTTAATGCTTGGTTTTTTGCTTTTTTAACGGCATGCATCATATGATCACTGCCTATCGCTAAAATATGCTCTATGTTAGCTAAAGGCATTTTTACTTCACCTAACTTACCACTAGCATAAGCTTCTATTGCCTCAATAATATTGCCATGATAAATAAAATCATCTGCGCGTCTAGCCTTAAGATTATCTTGTTCATCACAAGCCCAAATTGTTATGTCACTTGCCTCTTCAATTTCTGACATTTTATATCTGTCGCTAGATTTCTTGTAACCAGCAAAATATAATACTTTAGAACCAGCTGCTTTAAATGCTTTACCAATTGAAAATAAAACTGCATTACCAAGCCCTCCTCCTATGAGTAAAATATTTTTATTTTTATAGATTTCAGTTGGCGTACCTGTAGGCCCCATTAGCACCACTTCCTCACCAATATTTAAATATTTACATAAATTTGATGAACCACCCATTTCTAGAGTAATTAAGCTTACGGTTCCTTCTTTTTGATTGGTAGAGGCACCAGTTAACGCAATGTTTTCAATGATTAATTTTTTATTATTAATAGATTTTG
This genomic window contains:
- a CDS encoding class I SAM-dependent methyltransferase produces the protein MKHEIKLIEIEHKLYLHDVTENLKINIDFVKFCNSNRGKSLKKEGLVKALGKISDDMHIYDLTAGLGRDAMVMALLGHQVTMLEQNKLLYEMLSAAQHDLANSAYQDVAKNLTLLNQDSKEFCANLTYCKTNIFYLDPMFPMRSKSAKVKKELQILQKICATENKLENFIELVKSKGKVVLKRPKFAPELKVKAHHIIKGSKIDFYVF
- a CDS encoding cytochrome b; this encodes MKKYHLTQRIIHWLMAVFILFLLVLGFVMTNFPLENKYFYYNLHKSFGVILLFLIILRVMLRLKFKAPKLPFKVRKLEKKLKQMTFLSLYLLMFLVPLSGWLMSNSHGYGVKLFQLKMPNLMAKNEFIANISSYTHQYLAYIIAFIVLFHIIAAFKHVFYDGKNIIKRIW
- the greA gene encoding transcription elongation factor GreA; this encodes MANFPITKQGYTKIQAELDKLKTIERPAVISAIAEAREHGDLKENAEYHSARDKQSFIEGRVLDLQDKISRAQIVDPALITDKIVRFAATVTLFDLTQEQEITYQIVSEYEADLNNNLISVTSPIARSLLGKEAGDGVEVSTPKGIKEYEVIKIEYK
- the trxA gene encoding thioredoxin encodes the protein MVKSTNDQDFAQDVLKSENLVLVDFWAEWCGPCKQLAPVLEQLATEYEGKVKILKLNIEDSPETPTTYQVRGIPNLLLFKDGEIVDSKVGALPKKTLADWLDSNLA